CAGATGGTACATCCTTCGGCTACCTGAACAACCCGGTTATTTATCCTGATTTCCATAATATGCGATTTTACCTATTGACATTTGACATCACACCTCAGGCACCTCTCCACTTCGTTACGGGCCTGTTCACCCGTAAATCCGAATGAGATCTCATTGAAATTATTCATTCTGTCTTTCACCGAGAGTCTTCTGGCCACGTTTTTCGGGCTTGGCTTCGGATTCATGGGCACCTGATTTCCATAATGGAATTCACGCGACAAAAGCTGGAATCTCTCTTCGTTCATCAGCGCCTTGTCAATAGAGGCAGCGGCTTTCTTTGCCATCCCCATTGCCTCTGCGGCGGTTGAAGGACCGCTGACAGCATCGCCGCCGGCATAGATCTTCGGATCAGATGTTTGACAGGTGAACGCATCCACCTTTATTCTGCCATCTTTTTCCATATCCAGACTGTCCCCCAAACTCTTTGAGTCGACCTGCTCCCCGATAGCCAGAATAATGGAATCACAGGGAATTTCTTCCAATATCCCGGTTGGAACAGGTTTCCTTCTTCCCGAACGGTCAATGCCTCCCCGTGACATTTTTTCGATCCGCAGCGCCCTGACCTGTCCGGAGGTATCGGCAATGATCTCATGGGGAGATGAGAGGAATCGATATTTTATTTTTTCTTCTTCCGACTCGGATATCTCAACGGCATTGGCTGGCATGTCACTCTTTTCGCGTCGGTACACAATAGTCACATCCCTACCCATTCGCAGGATACTGCGGGCAGCATCGATGGCTACGTTACCGGCACCGATGATCACTACATGCCGGCCGAGCCCGGGGACTTTACCTGATGCGATCTTTTTTAAAACCTCAGTGCCGGCAAGGACACCCTTTGTATCTTCACCCGGAATATTCAAATCGACATCTTTCCATGCTCCAATCGCCATATAAATAGCGTCAGACTCTTTTCTCAGATCCGTCAACGAGAGATTATTTCCCAATCGTTGATTGAATTTGAATTGAACCCCCAGCTTCTTAATTACCTTTATCTCTTTCTGCAGAAGCTCTTTAGGTAAACGATATTGCGGAATGCCAAAGCGAAGCACTCCGCCGGCCTCCGGCAAGGCGTCGTAAACGATAACCTCATGCCCTAAGCGTACGAGATAAAATGCGGCCGTAAGCCCGGCAGGTCCGGCGCCCACTATGGCGATCCGTTTTCCGGTAGGAGGTAGTTTCTCTTTGACCAACTTCCGATAGATCTCATTCTCTTTCCCGAGTTGATACATGGTGTCCGCCAGATAGCGGTGGATCTCTCCCTGTGAAACCGGCTGATCCAGCATCTCACGCCGGCAACGCATCTGGCAATGGAAGTGGCATATCCTGCCAATCGTTCCCGGCAGCGGATTATCGCGCAGTGTAAGCTCAAAAGCATCCTCATATCTGCCTTCTTTTATCAGTTCGATATAGCCGGGGATGTTCATGTGCAACGGGCAGCTGTTTTCACACAATGCCATATACAACGATTCGCACGTTCCTGCATGACAACGTTTTTCTCTGATATGCTCCTCGTATTCGTGCCTGAAATATCTCAATGTGGTCAGGATCGGATTGGGTGTGGTCTGCCCGAGCGCACAAAGCGACGAATCTTTGATGACACCGCTAAGGAGCTCCAGCACGGCCAAATCGGCAGGAGTCCCTTGCCCCCTTGTGATGCGGGTAAGGATAGCGAGTGCCTGTGCGGATCCTTCGCGGCAGGGTGTACATTTTCCGCACGATTCCCCGGCATTGAATTCGAGAAAATAACGTGCCACATCTACCATGCAGTTGTCCTGGTCCATCACGACCATACCGCCGGAACCCATGATGGCACCTATGCTGTTCAAAGACTCGTAGTCGACAGGTGTGGAAAAATACTCCAACGGTATGCAGCCTCCCGAAGGGCCGCCTGTCTGTACCGCTTTTACCCGCTTGGAAGTGCCTGTCCCTTCACCTATACCGAAGACAAACTGTTCCAGTTTAGAGCCCAGCGGAAGTTCCACCAGTCCGGTATTCTTCACTTTTCCGACCAGCGAAAATACTTTTGTACCGGTACTTTTCTCCGTACCGATGGCGCTGAACCATTCACTCCCTTTCTCTATGATGACAGGTATATTGCACCATGTCTCCACGTTGTTAATGTTCGTGGGCTTTCCATACAATCCCCTGCTTGCAGGATAGGGAGGGCGGGGCATCGGGCGTCCGGCCTTTCCTTCAATGGAAGCGATCAGTGCCGTCTCTTCACCACAAACAAATGCTCCGGCGCCTTCCACAATATCCAGACTAAAGCTGAAGCCGGAATCCAGGATATTTTCACCCAACAGCCCAAATTCTTCAGCCTGCCTGATGGCACTTTTGAGGCGTTTCACGGCAAGCGGATATTCGGCTCTCACATACGCTATCCCTTTATCGGCTCCCATGGCGTATGCACCTATCAACATGCCCTCGATCAGCATGTGCGGGTCGCTCTCGATCTCATTGCGGTTCATATAGGCACCCGGGTCGCCCTCATCTGCATTGCAGATAATATATTTCTGACCGGATTCCTGTTTTTGCATGATCGACCACTTTCTACCGGTAGGGAAACCCGCGCCTCCGCGGCCGCGGAGCTTCGCCTCCATCACCTCGCTGATCACGTCAGCCGGCTCAAAACCGGCAAGCACCTTGACGAGGGCATTGTATCCTCCTACGGCAATATAATCGAGGATATCTTCGGGATCAATGAGTCCGGCATGGCGTAACACTACTTTCTGCTGCCCTTTAAAAAAAGGGATCTCGTCCCAATGCGGAATATCTTGATACCCTTTACCAAATTTCACTTCTGAAGTCAGGAAATCCCATTCGTCTATCCTGCACAAAAGCTTGTTACGGCAGATCGTATTCTTCACCAGGCTTTCGATGATATGTTTTACGTCTTTTTCGTTCACTTTGCTGTAGACCAGCATCGGTTTACCGGGCTGGTAAAGCATTACCATCGGCTCTTCGGCGCAAAAACCGAAACATCCTGTCTGTTTGAGTTTACAATCGATCCCGGTATCTGTGATTTGCTTCCGGATCTGACGATAAACCGTATCAGCTCCATTGCCAATGCCGCAAGTCCCCATCCCTACCAGTATCATTGGCATGGCAGGAAGTATTCTTTCCTGATGCTGCTGCTCTTTTATTAGTTTGATCTCGGACGGTCTCATATGGTTAAAACTATGTTAAGTTATTTTTACCGGTTCTTCGGGACTTTCCTCTTTTCAGTTTGTCCAGTATATTCAGCAATTTCTGTGAATTCACATTGCTGTGAATAATCCCATCCACTTCAACAACAGGAGATTGGGCGCACTGCCCGAAGCAAGCTACCGTTTTGATGGTAAACAGATTGTCGGGAGTGGTATAAGAGGATTCCGTATCGTCTTCATCCCTTTTAAAACCCAGAATAGCGGCGATATCATCCAGCAGGGCTTTCGACCCTTTGGTATGACAAGCTGTACCCCTGCAGACAACAACAGTGTGCTTGCCTTGTGGTTTTAAGTTGAAGTAAGAATAAAAGGAGGCTACACTATATACCTGCGTATAAGGTATTTTCATTTTTCTTGAGATCTCAGCCAACGTTTCGCCGGGAAGATATTTCAGGTGGTTTTTCTCTTGTATCTCTTCCAGCGTCGTAAGCAGCATCCCTGGTTTTCCCCGGTGCTTTTCAATGATCTCATCGAGGAGAGCTTCTGAAACAGGAACATAGGTCAGTGTTTTCATAAAGACAGATTTTTATTATGTATATACAATACAACCGACAATTATACCGGGCAGACGGCTTCTTTGGCTTAACCATACTATTACACCTACAAATATAATACACTTATATCGATTAAAGAAATTTTTCTTTAATTATTTTCCGGTAAATTCCCCAATCTTACACAACAGACATAATATATCTGATAATCTACTATTTAATCCGAGGTTCAATGCCATTATCTATGGTGTATAAAAACCATAAGAACAAGGCTCCTCCGAAATTGGCATGGTTAATCTTTTCAAACCGGATAAAATAAAGCAATTCGCTTAATAAACAATAAACAGAAACAAATCTGTTTGACAATGTTATAGCAAATATCTATGTTTATTTATGAATTATTTTGTACTTTTGCAGCCAAAGAGCCATCATCTATCCGCACACATTCAAAGATGATTTATTTCGCTATGTGTGAATGGAATAAATTTATTTGGAATAAAAATGGCTGAGAAAAGACCCTATTTATGCATAATTCAGAACTGAGTGAACAGGAAATCATACGCAGGCAAAGCCTGGAAGAGTTGAGAGCACTGGGAGTGGAACCTTATCCCGCCGCACTGTATAATGTAAATGCCTATTCCACCGAGATAAAAGATGAATTCAACGACGACGCCGAGCAGCGTAAAGTAAGTATTGCCGGACGGATCATGAGCCGCCGGATCATGGGGAAAGCATCCTTTATTGAGTTAATGGACTCCAAAGGTCGTATTCAGGTCTATATTACGCGCGACAATATTTGCCCTGATGAAGATAAAGAATTCTATAACACCGTCTTCAAAAGACTGACTGATATAGGTGATTTCGTCGGAATTGAGGGTTTCGTTTTCCGCACCAAAACAGGGGAGATCTCCGTACATGCAGAAAAACTCACCTTGTTGTCAAAATCATTGAGACCGCTGCCTGTCGTGAAAATGAAAGACGGCGTGGCGTACGATAAATTCTCCGATCCCGAATTACGGTACCGCAGGCGGTATGTAGACTTGTTAGTGAATGACGGTATAAAAGATATTTTCGTAAAGCGTACCCGCATCTTCGATGCCATGCGTGAATTCTTTAACGGCTATGGCTATCTGGAAGTAGATACCCCCGTACTGCAAAATATTCCCGGTGGAGCTGCAGCGAGACCATTCATCACCCACATGAATGCACTCGATATCGAACTCTATCTCCGGATCGCCAATGAACTTTATCTGAAACGGTTGATCGTGGGCGGACTTGAGGGTGTTTATGAGTTCTCACGCAACTTCCGCAATGAGGGGATGGATCGGACGCACAATCCGGAATTCACGGTAATGGAAATATACGTTTCCTATAAAGATTATAAGTGGATGATGGAGTTCACCGAACAGATGCTGGAGCACGTTACGATGAAAGTACTCGGGACGACAAAAGCGAAAGTGGGTGATACGGAGATCGATTTCAAAGCGCCCTATCGACGGGTTACCATGATCGACGCCATCAAGGAACACACCGGCATTGATATCAGTGGAATGGACGAGGCTCAACTGCGTGATATATGTAAACAGCTGGATGTGGAACAGGACGAGACCATGGGTAAAGGCAAACTGATCGACGAGATCTTCGGTGAAAAAGCCGAAGGAAAATATATACAGCCTACCTTTATCATCGACTATCCCATCGAGATGTCACCACTCTGTAAACGCCATCGTGAAAATCCTGACCTGACCGAACGGTTTGAACTGATGGTCAACGGGAAAGAGCTGGCCAACGCCTATACGGAACTGAATGATCCGATTGACCAGCGTGAACGATTTGAAGAGCAACTCCGGCTCTCGGAGAAAGGAGACGATGAAGCAATGTTCATAGACCAGGATTTCCTGCGCGCCTTAGAATACGGCATGCCCCCCACATCAGGGATGGGTATCGGGATGGACAGGCTTGCCATGTTGCTTACGGGACAAACCTCTATACAGGAAGTGCTGCTTTTCCCGATGATGCGTCCGGAAAAAACAGTCAAAAAAGATGCCGCATCACATTATACCGACATCGGTATCCCGCAGGAGTGGGTCGATCCGCTTCAGCAGGCGGGATATATCCGGGTAAAAAGTCTCAAAGAACTGAATCCCAACAAACTCCATCAGGAGATATGTGGATTGAATAAAAAATTCAAACTGAATTTGGTCAATCCTACTCCTGATGAGGTAAAAACATGGGTAGCTAATGCCTCGGAACTTTAAAGCCTGATTGTAAAAAAACATATAATGGATTCTATCGGCAAAATTTGTATTCTGGGCGGCGGAACATGGGGAACGGCGCTGGCAAAAATCGTACTGATGAACCAGAAGCATATGAACTGGTTCATCCGGCGGGATGATCAGATAGAGGGTTTTTATAAGCTCGGCCACAACCCCGGCTATCTGCCCAATGTGAAATTCAACCTGGCCCAGATCACCTTCTATTCGAATCTGGAAAAGGCAATCAAGGACTCCGACACCATCATCATCGCTATCCCTTCTCCCTATGTGAAACAATATTTCCGGCGTATCTGGAACAATACCTTCAAAGGAAAATTCATGGTATCGGCACTGAAAGGGATCATTCCAAACGACAACATGGTGATGAGTGAATTCCTTGCCAGTAATTTTAAGATTCCTATCGAAAATACAGGCGTGCTTTCCGGCCCCTGCCATGCCGAAGAGGTGGCATTGGAACGGCTCTCATTCCTGACCGTTGCCAGCAAAGACCAGACAAAGGCGAAACTGCTTTCGGAAGCCATCAACTCGAGAATACTCAAGGCTGCCGTCTCGGATGATGTGGTGGGTATTGAACTGGCTGCCGTACTGAAGAACATCTACGCCATCGCTGCAGGTATCTGCCAGGGATTGTTGTATGGCGATAATTTCCAGGCGGTGCTGATGAGCAACTGCGCCAAGGAGATGTCGCGATTCCTCAATGGAGTGATTCCGCTTGAACGCAACATCACCGAACAGCACTACCTTGGAGACATGCTTGTGACAGGCTATTCACAGTTCAGTAGGAACAGAACGCTCGGAGCAATGATCGGGAAAGGCTATTCCGTGAAGTCAGCGCAACTGGAAATGGAGATGATTGCGGAAGGATACTACGGGGCAAAGTGTATCCATGAATTGAACAGCCGCTTCAACATCGATATCCCCATTGCAGAAACGGTCTACCGGATACTTTACGAAAAGCTCTCCCCACAAAATGGCATTAAGAAGCTGATCGACTTCTTCTGAAAAATCAGAGGAAGAGCGGAAAAGTGACCGGGGAGACCGGGTGAATGGGAGACCGGGGAGAAGGCCCCTAAGTGGGAAGCGAAGGAATTTAATAAGACTAAATAATGAAGAATTATTATTCTTGACTTCTCAACTTCAGACTTCTAATTTCTAGTTTCAATCAAATAAACAAATCAACAAAAAATGGATACGATTCAATTACAGATTAAAGATCTCTCCGGATTCCTTTCGGAAGAGGATATTCTGAAACAGTCGGCACAGGCAGCAGCCTGCAACCAGGCGCTCCATAACGGCTCCCGCGAGGGGAATGATTTCTTGGGATGGGTAGACCTACCTTCTTCAATTACTGATCAGGTATTGAGAGAAATTGAAGATGCAGCCACAGTACTCCGCACTCACTGCGATGCTGTGGTAGTAGTGGGTATTGGCGGAAGTTACCTCGGCGCCCGTGCGGTGATCGACGCGCTCTCCTCTTCATTCGACTGGTTACAGGAAAAAGAAGACCGCAAAAATCCTGTCATCCTTTATGCCGGGAACAATATCAGCGAAGACTACCTTTACGAACTGATGCGGTACCTCAATGACAAGCGATTCGGTATCATCAATATCTCGAAATCGGGTACAACCACCGAACCGGCCATCGCTTTCCGGTTACTGAAAGACCAACTGGAGGAGAAGGTGGGCAAAGAGGAAGCCAGAAAACGGATTGTAGCCATCACCGATGCATCGAAAGGTGCGCTTCGGACCTTGGCCGACACCGAAGGATACAAAACATTTGTTATCCCCGATAATGTAGGAGGGCGTTACTCCGTACTCACACCGGTGGGATTACTTCCGATTGCCGTAGCAGGAATAGATATCCGTAAACTGGTAGCCGGAGCTGTGGAGATAGAAAAGGCTACCGTGCCTTCCACTTCGTTCGATTACAATCTCCCCGCCATCTACGCGGTAATCCGCAATGAACTATATAAACGGGGTAAGAAGATCGAGATCCTGGTGAATTATCACCCCAAACTCCACTTCCTGGCCGAGTGGTGGAAACAACTCTACGGCGAAAGTGAAGGAAAAGAGAATGTGGGTATCTTTCCGGCTGCGGTCGATTTCACTACCGACCTGCACTCCATGGGTCAGTGGATACAGGAAGGTGAACGCACCATCTTCGAAACGGTGATAACGATTGGAGAAGCCAACGAGAAAGTACAGATTCCCCATGATGACAAGGACCTCGACGGGTTGAACTACTTAGAGGGAAAACGGGTGGATGAAGTCAACAAGATGGCGGAACTGGGCACCCGCATCGCCCATGTGGATGGAGGCGTCCCCAACCTCACAATAGAGATACCCAAGTTGAACGAAAAGTATATCGGACAATTGATCTATTTTTTCGAAAAAGCGTGCGGCATCAGCGGCTATCTACTCGGGATCAACCCCTTCGACCAACCGGGAGTAGAAGCTTACAAAAAGAATATGTTCGCCCTGCTGGAAAAACCGGGCTTCGAAGAAGCAACCAAAGCAATCAAAGCAAGGTTATAAGCCAACAATCACCTATTGGAAAATCGGACAAGCCCATGTTTGTCCGATTTTTTGTTTTTTCAATGGGTCAGGAGGGATTTTTCATCTATCTATATGGTTTTCAAAAGAAAATCATCTATATTTGGAGAAAAATCAGAAACAATGTCAACCGCTGAATTAAAATTACAAATATTCCCACAGGTAGATTCCCTTGACCAAAAGAGTCTGGAAAAGTTGCATCATATTGTGGATACACTTATTGATCGTCTATATAATAGCATAATACATTAGCAGGGATAGCAATCAGCGTTCCGAAATACTTCAGAAAAAGGTATTATTATTTTTATTTGGTAGCGTCTGTTGGATTGTTAATCGGCCCAATGTATTCTTTTGCGACAACCAAATTTGCAAATTTGATGTAGCTGGAAGGGGCGTTGGGATCATCATGAAAAAACTCGAACCAAAGCCAGTTGATGTTCAGATCAACATCTGTTCTCCATTGAAACCCTTCGAATGGAGTACCAGCAGGGTTGTTATACCATTTATCCCTTAACCAGTAGCCATTCGGGAAACCAGGTCCCCAGTGACCGACAGGAACACCATCTTGCCAGACTTTCAATTCACCATTATGGGCGGTAACCGGATCATTCAATTTGATCATTATTTCAATACACATCCATTCGTCAAACGTGACTACTGGAGCTTCTTCGGAGGCAGGCGAGTTATAACCTGCACGACCTTCATTAATCGTTGTATTTCCATAACAGTTTTCTCCTTCATTGAAGCTACGCATGCCTCCCCAATAAAGATAGGTATCCATTCCCTCCGGAGCCTGGGAATTTCTCCAAACAGGTTCGTAGGAGATAATCAACCTGCTGTCTCCCAAACCACAGGTGCCTGCTCTGGGAAATGTGTACGAAGTTGAAGGATTGTGACCACCAAACCATACACTCTCATGATGAAAATATCCATTTGACGATGTTGGATATTTCACATAGTAGCGGACATAAATAATGTTGTTAAATCCCGGTGAAAATTTTTTGAACAAATGACCACCATTATTTACCCCGCCGCTTATACTGGTCATTTTTAAAGAATACGATTCCTTACTTCCTGTAGGTACGTCTACCTCGTCTATCGACATTCCTTCAGGATTCAATTTATCATCATATCGACTAAGAATGTTTGTCATCCCGTTGTTAAACTTTTCAACATAAAGAACGTTAGCGTCATTTTCAATTCCTATGTCATTTGGATAAGAATCTGCAAGTGATACATTGGTAAAAGTAACAATCACTTTAATAACTGTTGATTTATTTTGTCCATCGGTCACTGTGACAACTGTTTCGCCAACATTTACTCCTTTTATGATAATCGTTGTTTCCTTTACAGTGGCAGTAACCTTTGTCTCATCGGCAGATTGTATAGAATAATTTCCGTTGCCGGTTTTAATCTTAACTTGAGCCTCTTCTCCCACTTTTACTGAAATTTCAGCCTTATCCACAGTCAGTTCTATGCTTGAATTCCCACTTCCGTACGAAACAAGCACAACAATCAGGTTTATTGCTAATAATATGCTTAGCGCTCTTTTCACAATTATTTTAATATTGATGTATCTAATTACAGTAATTGGTAAATCATATAATCTCATAAAACCATTGGATTACAGTTCTGATTTATGAATTACTCTTAGGTTAAGACGTATTTATATTACCGATGAATATATTTTTCGAAATTTTTCTCATAACATAATTATTTTGTACTATTTTAATTGCAAATAAACAAAAAGTAAACAAGGAGACGTAACAATAATCAACTACTGCAAAACAAAAAATCATATTATACGGCTATAATAACCGTTTGTCAAGGTTATTCTTCCCCGGTACAGGATAATTAAAAGCAGCGTCATCCAACACAAGTATCCAGTCAGTTAACTCTCCCTTATCGGGCGAAATAAATGTTCTTTTATCCTGCACATTTTCAAATGTATCAAAAAGGGTTGCTTCTCCATTCCGCGGATTATACCACCATGCTTTTATCTTTATTCCTTTTATGACTTTCATATTGACAGTAAAAGCACGTCCCACAGGACAGTAAATCATCACGTAAGTACCATCCGTATCCCGGGTTGCCACGAACCGGTAACGACCCTCCCCGGGAACTGAAGTCGGGATCTCTCCCTTCACTATAATTGAGGGATCAGGTATTCTCGTAAGGAAAGGACGCGATTCCATCAGTCTCTTTCCATAGATCATCTGCGAAGCTCCCGGTTGGTCAAGCGCATCTTTCCACGACATTAACGGATTATTGATAGGACGTCTTTCTTTTTCAGGATCGTACATCTGCCATATCGAATGATGCCCATAGGTATGACCGAATGCACCATCAAAAAGGTTCCAGTACAGTGTCCTTCTCACATCGGCAGCTATAGAATGCCCCTGATTGGCAGCATCAAAATGTATGGGATGATCTTCATATAAGGGTTCCCCATCGAATACCGGTTTAATAGGTTCCCTGTTATAATCATTCAGTGTTTTACTATACTTGCTTGTATAATCAGGGGTATGTC
This window of the Proteiniphilum saccharofermentans genome carries:
- a CDS encoding Ig-like domain-containing protein translates to MRLYDLPITVIRYINIKIIVKRALSILLAINLIVVLVSYGSGNSSIELTVDKAEISVKVGEEAQVKIKTGNGNYSIQSADETKVTATVKETTIIIKGVNVGETVVTVTDGQNKSTVIKVIVTFTNVSLADSYPNDIGIENDANVLYVEKFNNGMTNILSRYDDKLNPEGMSIDEVDVPTGSKESYSLKMTSISGGVNNGGHLFKKFSPGFNNIIYVRYYVKYPTSSNGYFHHESVWFGGHNPSTSYTFPRAGTCGLGDSRLIISYEPVWRNSQAPEGMDTYLYWGGMRSFNEGENCYGNTTINEGRAGYNSPASEEAPVVTFDEWMCIEIMIKLNDPVTAHNGELKVWQDGVPVGHWGPGFPNGYWLRDKWYNNPAGTPFEGFQWRTDVDLNINWLWFEFFHDDPNAPSSYIKFANLVVAKEYIGPINNPTDATK
- a CDS encoding glucose-6-phosphate isomerase, with amino-acid sequence MDTIQLQIKDLSGFLSEEDILKQSAQAAACNQALHNGSREGNDFLGWVDLPSSITDQVLREIEDAATVLRTHCDAVVVVGIGGSYLGARAVIDALSSSFDWLQEKEDRKNPVILYAGNNISEDYLYELMRYLNDKRFGIINISKSGTTTEPAIAFRLLKDQLEEKVGKEEARKRIVAITDASKGALRTLADTEGYKTFVIPDNVGGRYSVLTPVGLLPIAVAGIDIRKLVAGAVEIEKATVPSTSFDYNLPAIYAVIRNELYKRGKKIEILVNYHPKLHFLAEWWKQLYGESEGKENVGIFPAAVDFTTDLHSMGQWIQEGERTIFETVITIGEANEKVQIPHDDKDLDGLNYLEGKRVDEVNKMAELGTRIAHVDGGVPNLTIEIPKLNEKYIGQLIYFFEKACGISGYLLGINPFDQPGVEAYKKNMFALLEKPGFEEATKAIKARL
- a CDS encoding NAD(P)H-dependent glycerol-3-phosphate dehydrogenase codes for the protein MDSIGKICILGGGTWGTALAKIVLMNQKHMNWFIRRDDQIEGFYKLGHNPGYLPNVKFNLAQITFYSNLEKAIKDSDTIIIAIPSPYVKQYFRRIWNNTFKGKFMVSALKGIIPNDNMVMSEFLASNFKIPIENTGVLSGPCHAEEVALERLSFLTVASKDQTKAKLLSEAINSRILKAAVSDDVVGIELAAVLKNIYAIAAGICQGLLYGDNFQAVLMSNCAKEMSRFLNGVIPLERNITEQHYLGDMLVTGYSQFSRNRTLGAMIGKGYSVKSAQLEMEMIAEGYYGAKCIHELNSRFNIDIPIAETVYRILYEKLSPQNGIKKLIDFF
- the lysS gene encoding lysine--tRNA ligase, producing the protein MHNSELSEQEIIRRQSLEELRALGVEPYPAALYNVNAYSTEIKDEFNDDAEQRKVSIAGRIMSRRIMGKASFIELMDSKGRIQVYITRDNICPDEDKEFYNTVFKRLTDIGDFVGIEGFVFRTKTGEISVHAEKLTLLSKSLRPLPVVKMKDGVAYDKFSDPELRYRRRYVDLLVNDGIKDIFVKRTRIFDAMREFFNGYGYLEVDTPVLQNIPGGAAARPFITHMNALDIELYLRIANELYLKRLIVGGLEGVYEFSRNFRNEGMDRTHNPEFTVMEIYVSYKDYKWMMEFTEQMLEHVTMKVLGTTKAKVGDTEIDFKAPYRRVTMIDAIKEHTGIDISGMDEAQLRDICKQLDVEQDETMGKGKLIDEIFGEKAEGKYIQPTFIIDYPIEMSPLCKRHRENPDLTERFELMVNGKELANAYTELNDPIDQRERFEEQLRLSEKGDDEAMFIDQDFLRALEYGMPPTSGMGIGMDRLAMLLTGQTSIQEVLLFPMMRPEKTVKKDAASHYTDIGIPQEWVDPLQQAGYIRVKSLKELNPNKLHQEICGLNKKFKLNLVNPTPDEVKTWVANASEL
- a CDS encoding FAD-dependent oxidoreductase; translation: MRPSEIKLIKEQQHQERILPAMPMILVGMGTCGIGNGADTVYRQIRKQITDTGIDCKLKQTGCFGFCAEEPMVMLYQPGKPMLVYSKVNEKDVKHIIESLVKNTICRNKLLCRIDEWDFLTSEVKFGKGYQDIPHWDEIPFFKGQQKVVLRHAGLIDPEDILDYIAVGGYNALVKVLAGFEPADVISEVMEAKLRGRGGAGFPTGRKWSIMQKQESGQKYIICNADEGDPGAYMNRNEIESDPHMLIEGMLIGAYAMGADKGIAYVRAEYPLAVKRLKSAIRQAEEFGLLGENILDSGFSFSLDIVEGAGAFVCGEETALIASIEGKAGRPMPRPPYPASRGLYGKPTNINNVETWCNIPVIIEKGSEWFSAIGTEKSTGTKVFSLVGKVKNTGLVELPLGSKLEQFVFGIGEGTGTSKRVKAVQTGGPSGGCIPLEYFSTPVDYESLNSIGAIMGSGGMVVMDQDNCMVDVARYFLEFNAGESCGKCTPCREGSAQALAILTRITRGQGTPADLAVLELLSGVIKDSSLCALGQTTPNPILTTLRYFRHEYEEHIREKRCHAGTCESLYMALCENSCPLHMNIPGYIELIKEGRYEDAFELTLRDNPLPGTIGRICHFHCQMRCRREMLDQPVSQGEIHRYLADTMYQLGKENEIYRKLVKEKLPPTGKRIAIVGAGPAGLTAAFYLVRLGHEVIVYDALPEAGGVLRFGIPQYRLPKELLQKEIKVIKKLGVQFKFNQRLGNNLSLTDLRKESDAIYMAIGAWKDVDLNIPGEDTKGVLAGTEVLKKIASGKVPGLGRHVVIIGAGNVAIDAARSILRMGRDVTIVYRREKSDMPANAVEISESEEEKIKYRFLSSPHEIIADTSGQVRALRIEKMSRGGIDRSGRRKPVPTGILEEIPCDSIILAIGEQVDSKSLGDSLDMEKDGRIKVDAFTCQTSDPKIYAGGDAVSGPSTAAEAMGMAKKAAASIDKALMNEERFQLLSREFHYGNQVPMNPKPSPKNVARRLSVKDRMNNFNEISFGFTGEQARNEVERCLRCDVKCQ
- a CDS encoding NADH-quinone oxidoreductase subunit NuoE family protein → MKTLTYVPVSEALLDEIIEKHRGKPGMLLTTLEEIQEKNHLKYLPGETLAEISRKMKIPYTQVYSVASFYSYFNLKPQGKHTVVVCRGTACHTKGSKALLDDIAAILGFKRDEDDTESSYTTPDNLFTIKTVACFGQCAQSPVVEVDGIIHSNVNSQKLLNILDKLKRGKSRRTGKNNLT